One region of Diabrotica undecimpunctata isolate CICGRU chromosome 6, icDiaUnde3, whole genome shotgun sequence genomic DNA includes:
- the LOC140444322 gene encoding uncharacterized protein, with the protein MGALPDLRISKAKPFSCVGVDFGGPFLIRANKLKNAKRTKAYICLFVCFATKALHLELVSELSTEAFLASFRRFIARRGRCSVVYSDCGTNFVGAKSYLEDIKSHFDKDDVITWHLNPPAASHFGGLFEAGIKSVKTHVSRVIGEQVLTYEEFNTLLIQIEAVLNSRPLCPVSNDPNDFSVLTPGHFLTLEPLKIIPDRDYSDVNLNRLSRWQLLQRLHADFWQRWSREYLHTLHQRSKWHKNEDKVDSSIVDELLLKDLSDGVSRSTTSSASESPSSRNVQPDH; encoded by the exons ATGGGGGCTCTTCCCGACCTACGGATATCCAAGGCCAAACCATTTTCTTGCGTTGGCGTCGACTTTGGCGGTCCTTTTCTGATACGAGCCAATAAGCTTAAAAATGCTAAACGAACGAAAGCCTATATTTGCCTATTTGTATGCTTTGCCACTAAGGCTTTGCACTTAGAATTGGTATCTGAACTTAGTACCGAGGCATTTTTAGCCTCATTCAGACGTTTTATAGCACGCCGAGGACGTTGCTCTGTTGTCTATTCTGATTGCGGAACAAATTTTGTAGGAGCAAAATCCTATTTAGAAGACATTAAGTCACACTTTGATAAAGACGACGTCATTACATGGCATTTAAATCCTCCGGCAGCTTCCCATTTTGGTGGATTGTTTGAAGCGGGTATAAAAAGCGTAAAAACACATGTGTCTAGAGTCATAGGCGAACAGGTTTTAACCTATGAAGAATTCAATACATTACTCATACAAATAGAGGCTGTCTTAAATAGTCGTCCCTTATGTCCTGTCAGTAATGATCCAAATGATTTTTCAGTGTTAACACCTGGTCATTTTCTTACACTAGAGCCTTTAAAGATAATTCCCGATCGGGATTACAGTGATGTTAATTTAAATAGACTAAGTCGTTGGCAATTGCTGCAACGATTACATGCAGACTTTTGGCAAAGATGGAGCAGAGAATATTTACATACTCTTCATCAACGCTCGAAGTGGCATAAAAATGAGG ACAAAGTAGACAGCAGTATTGTAGACGAACTTCTGCTAAAAGATCTTTCTGATGGTGTGTCACGTTCTACTACATCCTCAGCATCTGAATCCCCTTCATCTCGGAATGTTCAGCCTGATCATTAG